The following proteins are co-located in the Dietzia timorensis genome:
- the cobF gene encoding precorrin-6A synthase (deacetylating) → MRTIVAIGIGTGNPAHLTTQAIDAMRSLDIVLLLDKGTDTDDMRALRTNMLAEHRGGDLPEIVTIEDTPRDPELAKRDYRAAVAEWHERRANKISDVIREKLDDGGVAGFLVWGDPSLYDSTLRMLERVRETGQVFEVRSIPGIAAPMALCAAFAIPANRVGEPIHITTGRKLPGTAPELLRNCFVMLDGECAFRDVASEDTEIYWGAYLGDAREILIHGRVGDVGAEIAEARERARAEHGWIMDTYLLRAP, encoded by the coding sequence ATGCGCACAATCGTCGCCATCGGGATCGGCACCGGAAACCCCGCACACCTCACTACGCAGGCCATCGACGCCATGCGTTCGCTCGATATCGTGCTCCTTCTCGACAAGGGGACCGACACCGACGACATGCGCGCCCTCCGCACGAACATGCTCGCCGAACACCGCGGCGGTGACCTACCCGAAATCGTGACGATCGAGGACACCCCACGCGATCCGGAGCTCGCCAAGCGCGACTACCGGGCGGCGGTCGCCGAATGGCACGAGCGCCGGGCGAACAAGATCTCCGACGTCATCCGCGAAAAACTGGATGACGGCGGGGTCGCCGGCTTCCTCGTGTGGGGAGACCCCTCGCTGTACGACTCGACGCTGCGCATGCTCGAACGGGTCCGCGAGACCGGCCAGGTTTTCGAGGTGCGGTCGATCCCGGGGATCGCCGCGCCGATGGCGCTGTGCGCCGCGTTCGCGATCCCGGCGAACCGGGTGGGCGAGCCGATCCACATCACGACGGGAAGGAAGCTGCCCGGCACGGCGCCGGAGCTGCTGCGGAACTGCTTCGTCATGCTCGACGGCGAATGCGCGTTCCGGGACGTCGCGAGCGAGGACACCGAGATCTATTGGGGCGCCTACCTGGGGGATGCCCGGGAAATCCTCATCCACGGACGCGTCGGGGACGTCGGCGCGGAGATCGCCGAGGCGCGCGAGCGGGCGCGGGCCGAGCACGGGTGGATCATGGACACCTACCTGCTGCGGGCGCCCTAG
- a CDS encoding HpcH/HpaI aldolase/citrate lyase family protein: protein MSPIHTISPAIARSWLLLPANKPAHFDAAVASEMDVVLLDVEDGVPAAEKVTAREHVRDWLKDGGKAWIRINDVRSPEWEKDLEMLGNLPNLQGVMLAKTENSEHVSLTAARLREGTPIVALVESADGLAAATHIAKTKPVVRLAFGIGDYRRDTGIGSSPLALAYTRSQFVVSSRVARVAPPIDGPTISNEVAVLREAAEHAVEMGMTGKLCLRVDQAPYINEVLSPSAADVSWAESVIEELGQGGERAKDGSDLPRLARAQKISRLAHAFAATD, encoded by the coding sequence ATGTCCCCGATTCACACCATTTCGCCCGCGATAGCACGCTCCTGGCTGCTGCTGCCCGCCAATAAGCCCGCGCATTTCGATGCCGCGGTAGCTTCCGAAATGGATGTTGTTCTCCTCGATGTAGAGGACGGGGTGCCGGCGGCCGAGAAGGTCACGGCGCGCGAGCACGTGCGGGACTGGCTCAAGGACGGCGGCAAGGCGTGGATCCGCATCAACGATGTGCGTTCTCCCGAGTGGGAGAAGGATCTCGAGATGCTCGGCAATCTCCCGAATCTCCAGGGCGTCATGCTCGCGAAGACCGAGAATTCCGAGCACGTCTCGCTCACGGCGGCACGCCTGCGCGAGGGCACGCCGATCGTGGCGCTTGTTGAGTCGGCCGATGGCCTGGCCGCGGCGACGCACATCGCCAAGACCAAGCCGGTCGTTCGTCTCGCGTTCGGTATCGGTGATTACCGCCGCGATACCGGCATCGGCTCCTCCCCTCTCGCGCTCGCGTACACGCGGTCGCAGTTCGTTGTGTCCTCGCGCGTGGCACGCGTTGCCCCGCCGATCGACGGTCCGACGATCTCCAACGAGGTCGCCGTGCTGCGCGAGGCCGCCGAGCACGCGGTCGAGATGGGCATGACCGGCAAGCTGTGCCTCCGCGTCGACCAGGCCCCGTACATCAACGAGGTCCTCTCCCCTTCGGCCGCCGATGTGTCCTGGGCAGAGTCGGTCATCGAGGAGCTCGGCCAGGGTGGCGAGCGCGCGAAGGACGGTTCCGATCTTCCGCGCCTCGCCCGTGCCCAGAAGATCTCCCGTCTCGCGCACGCCTTCGCCGCGACCGACTAG
- a CDS encoding WXG100 family type VII secretion target, with protein sequence MTEQSPGGSGALKADSPVLQTAAGHVDSTNQAIGGQLTYVRGIVDQLAGASWQGSAATAFARVMTDWDGAVARLNGALAGIADQLRVNSTNYDAEEDANTAAINRVGAAGPLHIS encoded by the coding sequence ATGACGGAACAATCTCCCGGAGGAAGTGGAGCGCTCAAGGCCGATAGTCCGGTGCTCCAGACGGCCGCAGGCCATGTCGACTCCACGAATCAAGCGATCGGCGGCCAACTGACGTACGTCCGCGGAATCGTCGACCAGCTTGCGGGCGCGAGCTGGCAAGGCTCCGCCGCGACCGCCTTTGCGCGAGTGATGACGGACTGGGACGGGGCAGTGGCACGACTGAACGGCGCACTTGCAGGCATTGCCGACCAGTTGCGAGTGAACTCCACGAATTACGACGCCGAGGAAGATGCCAACACCGCAGCCATCAATCGAGTCGGCGCCGCAGGCCCGCTCCACATCTCCTAA
- a CDS encoding WXG100 family type VII secretion target — MGTISYNHGNIAAGVAQINTSVGNLNGTLDQLRAYLQPLVATWEGESAIAYHALQQQWDTAAAELTSMLGSVAVATGQANDGMSSMDRKLAAGW, encoded by the coding sequence ATGGGAACGATCAGCTACAACCACGGGAACATCGCCGCAGGGGTGGCGCAGATCAACACGTCGGTCGGCAATCTCAACGGCACGCTCGACCAGCTTCGCGCCTATCTCCAGCCGCTGGTAGCCACGTGGGAGGGCGAATCGGCGATCGCTTACCACGCTCTCCAGCAGCAGTGGGACACCGCGGCAGCCGAGCTCACGTCTATGCTCGGGTCAGTCGCCGTAGCCACGGGGCAAGCCAACGACGGCATGAGCAGCATGGACCGCAAACTCGCGGCCGGTTGGTAG
- a CDS encoding LysR family transcriptional regulator, which produces MASTDLNLVRTFVAVYDSGSVTAAADILGITQPTVTHSLNRLRRTMNDELFLRAPGGVAPTMAARRAYPNFVEALNRIDAAFRLSAPFVPDAEPATFRIALSDAGEVSTLPHLAHALRRSGAHLSLEVLPLDIDQVEDQLIRGEIDAFISSAVYTSRNVQREVMFTERYVVVLAENHPRIGAEISAAALDGERHIAVRGVTGHSSPFDRQQARKVRLDAVVPRFTALPYLLADSDAVAIVPLFIAESFAASHPLRWVDSPWPMEEVEVALYARQPHSRSPSQQWLFDVATDTLQSAYPATDGAE; this is translated from the coding sequence ATGGCGTCGACCGATCTCAATCTGGTGCGGACCTTTGTCGCTGTGTACGACTCGGGTTCGGTGACCGCCGCGGCCGATATCCTCGGCATTACCCAGCCGACCGTCACTCATTCGCTCAACCGTCTGCGGCGCACGATGAACGACGAGCTGTTCCTCCGGGCCCCCGGCGGTGTCGCCCCGACGATGGCTGCGCGCCGCGCCTATCCGAACTTCGTCGAGGCTCTCAACCGGATCGACGCGGCGTTCCGGCTTTCGGCGCCGTTCGTGCCGGACGCCGAGCCCGCGACGTTCCGCATCGCGCTGTCCGACGCAGGCGAGGTCTCCACACTCCCGCACCTCGCGCACGCGCTTCGCCGCTCCGGCGCGCACCTCTCCCTGGAGGTGCTGCCCCTCGATATCGACCAGGTCGAGGATCAGCTCATCCGCGGCGAGATCGACGCATTTATCTCCAGCGCCGTCTACACTTCGCGAAACGTGCAGCGGGAGGTGATGTTCACCGAGCGCTACGTCGTCGTTCTCGCGGAAAACCATCCACGCATCGGCGCCGAGATCTCCGCCGCCGCCCTCGACGGCGAGCGGCACATCGCCGTCCGCGGCGTCACCGGCCACAGCAGCCCCTTCGACCGCCAACAGGCGCGCAAGGTCCGACTCGACGCCGTCGTCCCCCGCTTCACCGCGCTGCCTTATCTACTCGCCGATTCGGACGCGGTGGCAATCGTCCCGTTGTTCATCGCCGAGTCCTTCGCCGCCTCACACCCGCTGCGCTGGGTGGATTCGCCGTGGCCGATGGAGGAGGTAGAGGTCGCGCTCTACGCGCGCCAACCGCATTCGCGTTCACCGTCCCAGCAGTGGCTTTTCGATGTCGCCACGGACACGCTGCAGTCGGCGTATCCAGCCACCGACGGCGCGGAATAA